The following proteins are co-located in the Aggregatibacter aphrophilus ATCC 33389 genome:
- the apaH gene encoding bis(5'-nucleosyl)-tetraphosphatase (symmetrical) ApaH — protein MATYLVGDLQGCYDELQILLDRVNFDPAQDKLYLTGDLVARGDKSLECLRFVKSLGHAAYTVLGNHDLHLISTALGIKKIKPRDRVAPIFSAPDFFELINWLREQPLLIHNEQLNFVMTHAGISPDWDLATAKACANEVENVLRHGNYLYLIENMYSEQPDRWSPNLQGLDRLRYIVNAFTRMRFCYWDHRLDFACKLPIKDAPKNLAPWFSLDNPLYQTENLVFGHWASLVDETTPPNIYALDTGCVWNNRLTMLRWEDKQYFTQSAVKNYSDF, from the coding sequence ATGGCGACATATTTAGTGGGAGACCTACAAGGTTGTTATGACGAGTTACAAATATTATTGGATCGAGTGAACTTCGATCCTGCGCAGGATAAACTTTATTTAACCGGTGATTTAGTGGCGCGCGGCGATAAATCGTTGGAATGTCTGCGTTTCGTCAAATCCTTAGGACATGCTGCATACACGGTATTGGGCAACCATGATTTACACTTAATTTCCACTGCACTTGGGATTAAAAAAATCAAGCCTCGCGATCGTGTTGCACCGATTTTTTCCGCGCCTGATTTTTTTGAATTGATTAATTGGTTACGTGAACAGCCTTTACTTATCCATAATGAACAGCTGAATTTCGTCATGACGCACGCCGGTATCTCGCCCGATTGGGATTTAGCAACCGCCAAAGCCTGTGCTAATGAAGTGGAAAATGTGCTACGCCATGGCAATTATCTCTATCTCATTGAAAATATGTATTCGGAACAGCCCGATCGTTGGTCGCCAAATTTACAAGGACTCGATCGCCTACGCTACATTGTCAATGCTTTTACCCGTATGCGTTTTTGCTATTGGGATCATCGTTTAGATTTCGCGTGTAAACTGCCTATCAAGGATGCTCCGAAGAACCTTGCACCCTGGTTCTCCTTGGATAATCCGCTGTATCAAACCGAAAATCTCGTTTTTGGCCATTGGGCAAGTTTAGTGGATGAAACCACCCCACCGAATATTTATGCCCTCGATACAGGTTGCGTTTGGAACAACCGTCTCACTATGTTGCGTTGGGAAGATAAGCAATATTTCACCCAAAGTGCGGTCAAAAATTACAGTGATTTTTAA
- the rsmA gene encoding 16S rRNA (adenine(1518)-N(6)/adenine(1519)-N(6))-dimethyltransferase RsmA produces MNSKKHLGHTARKRFGQNFLHDNNVIQNIVAAIYPQSNQFLVEIGPGLGALTEPVAEQVERLTVLELDRDLAERLRHHPFLHQKLSVIETDAMQFDFSGLYEQEHLAEKGQKMRVFGNLPYNISTPLMFHLFKYHHIIQDMHFMLQKEVVKRLCAAPNSKAYGRLTIMAQYFCQVMPVLEVPPSAFKPAPKVDSAVVRLIPHATLPHPVKDLYWLNRVCSQAFNQRRKTLRNALSGLFLSENLTALNIDLNARAENLSISDYARLANWLADNPPADVNKDDVMDSEA; encoded by the coding sequence ATGAATTCAAAAAAACACTTGGGCCATACGGCGCGTAAACGGTTCGGGCAAAATTTCTTGCACGACAACAATGTTATTCAAAATATCGTGGCGGCAATTTACCCACAATCTAACCAATTTTTAGTGGAAATCGGCCCGGGCTTGGGCGCGTTGACCGAACCGGTGGCGGAGCAGGTTGAGCGCCTGACCGTATTAGAGCTTGACCGTGATTTGGCGGAGCGTTTACGCCATCATCCGTTTTTACATCAGAAACTTAGCGTCATTGAAACCGATGCCATGCAGTTTGATTTTTCCGGCCTTTATGAACAAGAACATCTGGCCGAGAAAGGCCAAAAAATGCGTGTGTTCGGTAACTTGCCGTATAATATTTCCACGCCGTTAATGTTCCACTTGTTTAAATATCACCACATTATTCAAGACATGCACTTCATGTTGCAAAAAGAAGTGGTGAAACGCTTGTGTGCAGCCCCGAACAGCAAGGCGTACGGAAGATTGACCATTATGGCGCAATATTTCTGTCAAGTGATGCCGGTATTGGAAGTGCCACCGAGTGCCTTCAAACCTGCACCGAAAGTGGATTCTGCCGTGGTTCGGTTAATTCCACATGCCACATTGCCACACCCGGTGAAAGATTTATATTGGCTGAATCGCGTCTGTTCGCAGGCATTTAATCAGCGCCGCAAAACACTACGTAATGCTTTGTCGGGTTTATTTTTATCGGAAAATCTGACCGCACTTAACATCGATTTAAACGCGCGTGCGGAAAATCTCAGTATCTCCGATTATGCGCGTTTGGCGAATTGGTTGGCAGATAATCCGCCAGCAGATGTGAACAAAGATGATGTGATGGATTCGGAGGCATAA
- a CDS encoding peptidylprolyl isomerase yields MNLKSVFFSAVGILALVANVQAEEKVVATVNGIPVLESQVQSALNKKTNNRQAALNKVIDDILVDQAVQESGVKVNNAQVDKIIEGIAAQNGLTFGQLLDALDYQGISYRAYRQQIAQQVMMSEVRNHAISQSVDISREQVEALAKKMLDEAKAKGSVAKVSDTQYEVRHILLKLNPLLNDAQAKAQLEQIRADIIAGKTTFADAALKYSKDYLSGANGGSLGYAFPEMYVGPFNQAIRTTKPGVISAPFKTEFGWHILEVTNTRQGDRTEDAYRQKAYEQIVNQQLQDSARDWVQALRKRADIKYLN; encoded by the coding sequence ATGAATTTGAAGTCAGTTTTCTTTTCCGCAGTAGGTATTTTAGCGCTTGTTGCAAATGTGCAAGCTGAGGAAAAAGTGGTTGCGACAGTGAATGGCATTCCTGTGTTGGAAAGTCAGGTGCAAAGCGCGTTAAATAAGAAAACCAACAATCGACAAGCAGCATTAAATAAAGTTATTGATGATATTTTGGTTGATCAGGCTGTGCAAGAATCCGGAGTGAAAGTCAACAACGCCCAAGTGGATAAAATCATTGAAGGCATTGCGGCGCAAAATGGCTTAACCTTTGGTCAGTTATTGGATGCGCTCGATTATCAAGGCATTAGTTATCGTGCTTATCGTCAACAAATTGCACAGCAAGTGATGATGTCTGAAGTACGTAATCATGCGATTAGTCAAAGTGTGGATATTTCTCGTGAGCAAGTGGAAGCATTGGCGAAGAAAATGTTGGATGAGGCTAAAGCGAAAGGTTCTGTGGCGAAAGTCTCTGATACACAATATGAAGTTCGTCATATCTTATTGAAATTAAATCCATTATTAAATGATGCTCAGGCTAAAGCACAGCTTGAACAAATTCGTGCGGATATTATAGCCGGTAAAACGACCTTTGCCGATGCTGCATTGAAATATTCCAAAGATTACTTGTCCGGCGCCAATGGTGGTAGCTTGGGGTATGCCTTCCCGGAAATGTATGTCGGCCCGTTTAATCAAGCCATTCGTACTACCAAACCGGGCGTTATTAGCGCTCCGTTTAAAACAGAATTCGGTTGGCATATTTTAGAGGTGACGAATACTCGCCAAGGGGATCGTACGGAAGATGCTTATCGCCAAAAAGCTTATGAGCAAATCGTGAACCAACAATTGCAAGATTCTGCCCGCGATTGGGTGCAAGCGTTGCGTAAACGAGCAGATATTAAATACTTAAATTAA
- the pyrR gene encoding bifunctional pyr operon transcriptional regulator/uracil phosphoribosyltransferase PyrR, whose translation MEKIIIDENQFLRTISRISHEIIEKHQTLDNLVIVGIKRRGAEIAELIKNKIKALTQTDIPAFDLDITFYRDDLQPAQAAQAPVYSGASDFINIQHKEVILVDDVLFTGRTIRAALDALVDFGRAAKVELVIFVDRGHRELPIRADYVGKNVPTSRSENIQVRTMKFDQCYEVALLSK comes from the coding sequence ATGGAAAAAATCATTATTGACGAGAATCAGTTTTTAAGAACGATTTCCCGCATTTCTCATGAAATTATTGAAAAACACCAAACCTTGGATAATTTAGTCATTGTTGGTATTAAACGTCGAGGTGCAGAAATTGCCGAGCTGATTAAAAATAAAATTAAAGCCCTAACGCAGACGGATATTCCGGCGTTTGATTTAGACATTACGTTTTATCGCGATGATTTACAACCGGCACAGGCGGCACAAGCGCCGGTTTATAGTGGTGCTTCTGATTTTATTAATATTCAGCATAAAGAAGTCATTTTGGTGGATGATGTGTTGTTTACCGGCCGGACAATTCGGGCTGCCTTGGATGCGTTGGTGGATTTTGGACGGGCGGCAAAAGTGGAGTTGGTGATTTTTGTGGATCGTGGGCATCGCGAGTTGCCTATTCGTGCTGATTATGTGGGTAAAAATGTGCCGACCAGCCGTAGCGAAAACATTCAAGTGCGCACAATGAAGTTTGACCAATGTTATGAAGTGGCTTTACTGTCCAAATAA
- the coaD gene encoding pantetheine-phosphate adenylyltransferase: MTTVIYPGTFDPLTNGHLNIIERSAVIFSNVLVAVAESPSKKPLFTLDERVELVRQSAEHLSNVKVIGFNNLLAHTIAEYDVKAIIRGVRSTTDFEYEVQLAHLNRLLTHGVESMFFPPVEQWSYVSSTMIREIYLHNGDMSQLVPPVVLKALQEKRK; encoded by the coding sequence ATGACAACGGTAATCTATCCCGGTACATTTGATCCGCTTACGAACGGGCATTTGAATATTATTGAGCGAAGTGCGGTGATTTTTTCAAATGTTTTAGTAGCGGTGGCCGAAAGCCCAAGTAAAAAGCCTTTATTTACTTTAGACGAACGTGTTGAATTGGTACGTCAATCGGCGGAGCATTTGTCGAATGTTAAGGTTATTGGGTTTAATAATTTGCTTGCGCATACCATCGCTGAATATGATGTCAAAGCGATTATTCGAGGGGTACGTAGTACGACGGATTTTGAATATGAAGTGCAGTTAGCCCATCTTAACCGACTCCTCACCCATGGCGTGGAAAGCATGTTTTTCCCTCCGGTGGAACAGTGGTCTTATGTCTCTTCCACCATGATCCGCGAAATTTATCTACACAACGGTGACATGAGTCAACTTGTCCCGCCAGTCGTGTTAAAAGCGTTGCAAGAGAAACGGAAATAG
- the waaA gene encoding lipid IV(A) 3-deoxy-D-manno-octulosonic acid transferase — translation MLRFFYTCLMYFVQPMLWLSVFLRGFKAPNYRKRLAERYGFYGNIRPPRPNGVLIHAASVGEVIAAIPLIRRIQQDYSQLAITVTTMTPTGSDRVKAVFGDSVTHVYLPYDLPDAVSRFIGFVQPRLSIVIETEIWFNLIHQFAHRNIPFIIVNARLSVRSATRYGWFKEQLKPVLDNITLIAPQDEVSWQRYAQLGIAPERLILTGNIKYDLNVTDGLLHNIATLKAQWNTQRPIWIAASTHEGEDEIILKSHRTLLQQYPDLLLILVPRHPERFNSAAQLIEQEGFCFIRRSSHEIPAEETQVLLGDTMGELMLLYGMANVALVGGSLVAHGGHNPLEPLAFKLPVISGKHTFNFPEIFVKLIKRQGVLITEETPQAVAKAVATFLQSPKLGERYGQAGYVVLNENRGALQRVMDLLKPYLN, via the coding sequence ATGTTACGTTTTTTCTATACCTGCTTGATGTATTTTGTTCAGCCAATGCTATGGCTTTCAGTGTTTTTACGTGGTTTTAAAGCTCCAAATTATCGCAAGCGTCTAGCTGAGCGCTATGGCTTTTATGGCAATATCCGACCTCCGCGGCCCAATGGTGTCTTAATTCATGCAGCATCCGTTGGTGAGGTGATTGCTGCTATTCCTTTAATTAGGCGGATTCAGCAAGATTATTCGCAACTGGCTATTACGGTAACAACGATGACTCCTACCGGTTCCGATCGCGTAAAAGCTGTTTTTGGCGACAGTGTGACACATGTGTATTTGCCTTATGATTTGCCGGATGCCGTCTCCCGTTTTATTGGATTTGTACAACCGCGCTTAAGCATTGTCATCGAAACTGAAATTTGGTTTAACCTGATCCATCAATTCGCGCATCGAAATATTCCGTTTATCATTGTGAATGCCCGCTTATCTGTACGTTCTGCTACGCGTTATGGTTGGTTTAAAGAACAGTTAAAACCGGTATTGGATAACATTACGTTAATTGCCCCACAAGATGAGGTAAGTTGGCAACGTTATGCGCAATTAGGCATTGCGCCCGAACGATTAATATTAACCGGTAATATTAAATATGACTTAAATGTGACTGATGGATTACTTCATAACATTGCAACATTAAAAGCACAATGGAATACACAACGACCTATCTGGATTGCCGCCAGCACACACGAAGGCGAAGATGAAATCATCTTAAAAAGTCACCGCACTTTATTACAGCAATATCCTGATTTGTTGCTGATTTTGGTGCCGCGTCATCCGGAACGTTTCAATTCAGCGGCTCAACTGATTGAACAAGAAGGCTTTTGTTTTATCCGGCGTAGTAGCCATGAGATACCTGCAGAAGAAACACAAGTCTTGCTTGGAGATACTATGGGAGAACTCATGTTGTTATACGGTATGGCAAATGTGGCGTTGGTCGGTGGCAGTTTAGTGGCGCACGGTGGGCATAATCCATTAGAACCTTTGGCATTCAAATTGCCGGTTATTAGTGGGAAACATACATTTAACTTTCCTGAGATTTTCGTTAAATTAATTAAGCGGCAAGGTGTGTTAATTACGGAAGAAACTCCACAAGCAGTGGCCAAAGCCGTAGCAACCTTTTTACAGTCACCTAAGCTTGGTGAACGTTATGGCCAGGCCGGTTATGTCGTGTTAAATGAAAATCGCGGCGCGTTACAACGCGTAATGGATTTATTAAAACCTTATTTGAACTAG
- a CDS encoding glycosyltransferase family 2 protein, translating to MPTLSVAMIVKNEAHYLAQCLDTVKDWVDEIVILDSGSTDATQQIAEQYGAKFYQNTDWPGFGKQRQLAQQHVTSDYVLWLDADERVTPELRQSILTAISQDTPNTVYKIPRLSEIFGSKIRYSGWYPDYVIRLYRKDFTQYGDQLVHEKVELPINTNIQKLNGDLLHYTYQNIHHYLVKSAGYAKAWADQREKAGKKATLWQGISHAIGCFVKMYFIRLGFLDGKAGLLLAILSAHSTFVKYADLWVRTRNR from the coding sequence ATGCCTACTCTCAGCGTTGCGATGATTGTTAAAAACGAGGCGCACTACCTTGCACAATGTTTGGATACTGTAAAAGATTGGGTGGATGAAATTGTTATTTTAGATTCCGGTAGCACCGATGCAACCCAACAAATTGCCGAACAATACGGCGCAAAATTCTACCAAAATACCGATTGGCCTGGATTCGGCAAACAGCGGCAATTAGCACAACAGCATGTGACCTCTGACTATGTTTTATGGCTAGATGCCGACGAACGGGTAACCCCTGAGCTACGTCAATCCATTCTGACAGCAATTTCTCAAGATACGCCCAATACCGTCTACAAAATTCCGCGATTAAGTGAAATTTTTGGAAGTAAAATTCGCTACTCCGGCTGGTATCCCGATTATGTTATTCGTTTATATCGTAAGGACTTTACTCAGTATGGCGATCAACTGGTTCATGAGAAAGTAGAACTGCCTATAAACACCAATATTCAAAAACTGAATGGTGATTTATTACATTATACTTACCAAAATATTCATCATTACTTAGTTAAATCTGCCGGATATGCCAAAGCGTGGGCGGACCAACGAGAAAAAGCAGGTAAAAAAGCGACATTATGGCAAGGAATCAGCCATGCTATAGGCTGTTTTGTAAAAATGTATTTTATTCGTTTGGGATTCTTAGATGGTAAAGCAGGCTTATTACTGGCTATACTTTCAGCACATTCTACTTTTGTAAAATATGCTGACTTATGGGTCAGAACAAGAAATAGATAA
- the rplQ gene encoding 50S ribosomal protein L17, translating to MRHRKSGRQLNRNSSHRQAMFRNMASSLIGHEIIKTTLPKAKELRRVVEPLITLAKVDSVANRRLAFARTRNTETVAKLFNELGPRFAQRAGGYTRILKCGFRAGDNAPMAYIELVDRPEVSFEEATAE from the coding sequence ATGCGCCATCGTAAGAGTGGTCGTCAACTCAACCGTAATAGCAGTCATCGTCAAGCGATGTTCCGTAATATGGCAAGTTCTTTGATTGGTCACGAGATCATTAAAACGACTTTGCCAAAAGCAAAAGAATTACGTCGAGTAGTTGAACCGTTAATTACTTTAGCAAAAGTTGATAGTGTGGCAAATCGCCGCTTAGCTTTTGCTCGTACACGCAACACTGAAACTGTTGCTAAATTATTTAATGAATTAGGTCCACGTTTTGCACAGCGTGCTGGTGGTTACACCCGCATCCTTAAATGTGGTTTCCGTGCAGGCGACAATGCACCAATGGCTTACATTGAATTAGTTGATCGTCCGGAAGTTTCTTTTGAAGAAGCAACAGCGGAATAA
- a CDS encoding DNA-directed RNA polymerase subunit alpha, translated as MQGSVTEFLKPRLVDIEQISSTQAKVVLEPLERGFGHTLGNALRRILLSSMPGCAVTEVEIDGVLHEYSSKEGVQEDILEVLLNLKGLAVKVQNKDDVLLTLNKSGIGPVVAADITHDGDVEIVNPEHVICHLTDENASINMRIRVQRGRGYVPASARAQNQDEDRPIGRLLVDACYSPVDRIAYNVEAARVEQRTDLDKLVIELETNGTIDPEDAIRRAATILAEQLDAFVDLRDVRQPEIKEEKPEFDPILLRPVDDLELTVRSANCLKAETIHYIGDLVQRTEVELLKTPNLGKKSLTEIKDVLASRGLSLGMRLENWPPASIAED; from the coding sequence ATGCAGGGTTCTGTTACAGAATTTTTAAAACCACGCTTAGTTGACATTGAACAAATTAGTTCTACACAAGCTAAGGTAGTCTTAGAGCCATTAGAGCGTGGTTTCGGTCATACTCTAGGAAATGCATTGCGCCGTATTCTTCTATCTTCAATGCCTGGTTGTGCTGTAACTGAAGTAGAAATTGATGGTGTGTTGCACGAATATAGTAGTAAAGAAGGTGTTCAAGAAGATATTCTTGAAGTGCTTTTAAATCTAAAAGGTTTAGCTGTAAAAGTACAAAATAAAGATGATGTTCTTCTAACGCTTAACAAATCTGGAATTGGCCCTGTTGTTGCTGCAGATATTACCCACGATGGTGATGTTGAAATTGTAAATCCGGAGCATGTAATTTGCCACTTAACTGACGAAAATGCATCCATTAATATGCGTATTCGTGTACAGCGTGGTAGAGGATATGTGCCTGCATCAGCTCGTGCTCAAAATCAAGATGAAGATCGTCCGATTGGTCGTTTATTAGTAGACGCTTGTTATAGTCCTGTTGACCGTATTGCTTACAATGTTGAAGCAGCACGTGTTGAACAACGTACTGATTTAGATAAATTGGTTATTGAACTAGAGACAAACGGGACTATTGATCCTGAAGATGCAATTCGTCGTGCTGCAACAATTTTAGCAGAACAACTAGATGCATTCGTTGATTTGCGAGATGTTCGTCAACCTGAAATTAAGGAAGAAAAACCAGAATTCGATCCGATTCTGCTTCGTCCTGTTGATGATTTAGAGTTGACAGTTCGTTCTGCTAACTGTTTGAAAGCAGAAACAATTCACTATATCGGTGATTTAGTACAACGTACAGAAGTTGAGTTATTAAAAACGCCTAATCTAGGTAAGAAATCACTTACTGAAATTAAGGATGTACTCGCTTCAAGAGGCTTATCACTAGGTATGCGCCTTGAAAATTGGCCACCAGCAAGTATTGCTGAAGACTAG
- the rpsD gene encoding 30S ribosomal protein S4 — protein sequence MARYLGPKLKLSRREGTDLFLKSGVRAIDSKCKIDTAPGQHGARKPRLSDYGSQLREKQKVRRMYGILERQFRNYYKEANRLKGNTGENLLVLLEGRLDNVVYRMGFAATRAEARQLVSHKAIVVNGRVVNIPSFQVSVDDVVAVREKSKKQARIKASLELAEQREKPTWLEVDAAKMEGVFKRVPERSDLSADINEHLIVELYSK from the coding sequence ATGGCAAGATATTTGGGTCCTAAACTCAAGCTCAGCCGTCGTGAAGGTACTGATTTATTTCTTAAATCAGGCGTTCGTGCGATTGATTCAAAATGTAAAATTGATACTGCACCAGGTCAACATGGTGCCCGTAAACCACGTTTGTCTGACTATGGTAGTCAGTTACGTGAGAAACAAAAAGTTCGCCGTATGTACGGTATTTTAGAACGTCAATTCCGTAACTATTACAAGGAAGCTAACCGCCTAAAAGGTAATACTGGTGAGAATTTGTTAGTATTATTAGAAGGTCGATTGGATAATGTTGTTTATCGTATGGGATTTGCAGCAACTCGTGCTGAAGCTCGTCAGTTAGTGAGTCATAAAGCAATTGTTGTAAATGGTCGTGTGGTAAATATTCCATCTTTTCAAGTTTCAGTTGATGATGTAGTTGCTGTTCGTGAAAAATCTAAAAAACAAGCACGTATTAAAGCATCATTGGAATTAGCAGAGCAAAGAGAAAAGCCAACTTGGTTGGAAGTTGATGCTGCTAAAATGGAAGGTGTATTCAAACGTGTTCCTGAACGTTCTGATTTATCAGCAGACATTAATGAACATCTGATCGTTGAGCTTTATTCTAAATAA
- the rpsK gene encoding 30S ribosomal protein S11 codes for MAKTPVRARKRVKKQVVDGVAHIHASFNNTIVTITDRQGNALAWATAGGSGFRGSRKSTPFAAQVAAERCAEVVKEFGLKNLEVMVKGPGPGRESTIRALNAAGFRITNITDVTPIPHNGCRPPKKRRV; via the coding sequence ATGGCAAAAACACCAGTTCGTGCACGTAAACGTGTAAAAAAACAAGTTGTAGATGGCGTTGCACACATTCACGCATCTTTCAATAATACAATCGTTACTATTACTGACCGTCAAGGTAATGCCTTAGCATGGGCAACTGCCGGTGGTTCAGGTTTCCGTGGTTCTCGTAAATCTACTCCGTTTGCTGCACAAGTTGCTGCAGAACGTTGTGCCGAAGTTGTAAAAGAATTCGGCTTAAAGAACTTGGAAGTTATGGTAAAAGGACCGGGTCCTGGTCGTGAGTCAACCATCCGCGCATTAAATGCGGCTGGTTTCCGTATCACGAATATCACTGATGTGACTCCGATTCCTCATAACGGTTGTCGTCCACCGAAAAAACGTCGTGTTTAA
- the rpsM gene encoding 30S ribosomal protein S13, translated as MARIAGINIPDHKHAVIALTAIYGIGKTRSKSICASAGIAEDVKISELSEEQIDKLRDEVGKFTVEGDLRREVTLNIKRLLDLGCYRGLRHRRSLPVRGQRTKTNARTRKGPRKPIKK; from the coding sequence GTGGCCCGTATTGCAGGCATTAACATTCCTGATCACAAACACGCTGTGATTGCTTTAACTGCAATTTATGGTATTGGTAAGACTCGTTCAAAAAGCATTTGTGCTTCTGCGGGTATTGCTGAAGATGTTAAGATCAGCGAATTGTCTGAAGAGCAGATTGATAAACTGCGTGACGAAGTTGGTAAATTTACCGTTGAAGGTGACTTACGTCGTGAAGTAACACTTAACATTAAACGTCTATTAGACTTAGGTTGTTATCGTGGTTTACGTCATCGTCGTAGTTTGCCGGTACGTGGTCAACGTACTAAAACTAATGCGCGCACCCGTAAGGGTCCTCGTAAGCCGATCAAAAAATAG
- the rpmJ gene encoding 50S ribosomal protein L36, with product MKVRASVKKLCRNCKVVKREGVVRVLCSDPKHKQRQG from the coding sequence ATGAAAGTTCGTGCGTCCGTTAAGAAATTATGTCGTAACTGTAAAGTTGTGAAGCGCGAAGGGGTTGTTCGTGTACTTTGTAGCGATCCTAAGCATAAACAACGTCAAGGTTAA